Proteins encoded by one window of Chondromyces crocatus:
- a CDS encoding efflux RND transporter permease subunit, which produces MEEKKSPRILQRLGAAQASRPWLFLLIAVLSMLPTGLLATQLGFKPDFSELLPDNKDSVIEMRRVSQRLPGITTLAITAEIADGKNRAALEKFVDTLTPRLEAFGRDEVALVDRGVHESRKFFDENKLLYAEVKDLQSARDELTERYEYEVQKQLGTLLDDSDPPPPITAASIRERLQQKTAEANKSTPATATATASKPGEPASDPYPGGYYMSPDGTFITVIVRTSVQGRAARQALLGKVEAAVAEVNPTQLDPTMKVGYTGDLVISAEEYEAIVSDLSEVGIGGVLGVLASVLIFFRKIRTVLVMGGSIAVGLVWTFGITYFAIGYLNSSTGFLVSIIAGNGINYGIMYMARYLEARRDGSPVTESIHIAHRDTWLPTLASSGTGMLAYGSLVVTDFRGFKHFGIIGGYAMIVCWAATYLFTPAFLAATERILPSFKPLAPGETRAGSRGYYGIVFSWLAHAAPKTVVAIAVLIGIGSTWLSYRYLAGDPMEYDMKNIRSESGSTPAVALSGRVGKVAGRLSQDGMAIMTDRLDQVPMLEAKLQERYDAAPADLKPFERVVTIYSLLPTQQVEKIPLIEEMERLVRRARNRGFIADKDWADIEPVLPKGKLEPIGIDDLPEQVARSFTERDGTRGRIVYIVPKSGFSVWDAKYLIRWADSFRYTELPTGEVIKGSGRAVIYADMIQAIIDDVPKATAVAAAGAILIILIAFRGHYRQALGVFLPWYLGVSLLFAFLYLRGIKLNFLNFMAVPITIGIGAEYAHNMMQRYRSEDGQRIDRVIVETGGAIVACALTTCIGYIVLMWSINRGIKSFGLAAATGEAVCLFAALLALPSSLVLVQRWKARQQQSALSGPLPQPSPQD; this is translated from the coding sequence ATGGAAGAGAAAAAGTCTCCTCGCATCCTGCAAAGGCTGGGCGCCGCGCAGGCGAGCCGCCCCTGGCTGTTCCTGCTGATTGCCGTGCTGTCGATGCTGCCGACCGGCCTCCTCGCGACGCAGCTGGGCTTCAAGCCGGATTTCTCGGAGCTGCTCCCGGACAACAAGGACAGCGTGATCGAGATGCGCCGCGTCTCGCAGCGGCTCCCGGGCATCACCACGCTGGCGATCACGGCAGAGATCGCTGACGGCAAGAACCGCGCGGCCCTCGAAAAGTTCGTCGACACCCTCACCCCACGCCTCGAAGCGTTCGGACGGGACGAGGTGGCGCTCGTCGATCGTGGCGTCCACGAGAGCCGGAAATTCTTCGACGAGAACAAGCTGCTCTACGCCGAGGTGAAGGATCTCCAGTCGGCTCGGGACGAACTGACGGAGCGCTACGAGTACGAGGTCCAGAAGCAGCTCGGTACCCTCCTCGACGACTCGGACCCTCCTCCTCCGATCACCGCCGCGTCCATCCGGGAGCGTCTCCAGCAGAAGACGGCCGAGGCGAACAAGAGCACGCCGGCCACCGCGACGGCGACCGCCAGCAAGCCCGGCGAGCCGGCCAGCGATCCGTACCCCGGTGGCTACTACATGAGCCCGGACGGGACGTTCATCACCGTCATCGTCCGGACCTCGGTGCAAGGGCGCGCCGCGCGGCAGGCGCTCCTCGGGAAGGTGGAGGCCGCCGTCGCCGAGGTGAACCCCACCCAGCTCGATCCGACCATGAAGGTCGGCTACACCGGCGATCTCGTCATCAGCGCCGAGGAGTACGAGGCCATCGTCAGCGACCTGTCCGAGGTGGGCATCGGCGGCGTCCTCGGCGTGCTCGCCAGCGTGCTCATCTTCTTCCGCAAGATCCGCACGGTGCTGGTGATGGGCGGGAGCATCGCCGTCGGCCTGGTCTGGACCTTCGGGATCACCTACTTCGCCATCGGCTACCTGAACAGCTCCACCGGCTTCCTGGTCAGCATCATCGCCGGCAACGGCATCAACTACGGCATCATGTACATGGCGCGCTACCTCGAAGCGCGCCGCGACGGCTCTCCCGTCACCGAGTCGATCCACATCGCCCACCGCGACACCTGGCTGCCCACGCTCGCCTCGTCCGGCACCGGCATGCTCGCGTACGGGTCGCTCGTGGTCACCGACTTCCGCGGCTTCAAGCACTTCGGGATCATCGGCGGCTACGCGATGATCGTCTGCTGGGCCGCGACCTACCTCTTCACGCCCGCCTTCCTCGCCGCGACCGAGCGCATCCTCCCGTCCTTCAAGCCCCTCGCCCCTGGCGAGACGCGCGCTGGATCTCGCGGCTACTACGGCATCGTCTTCTCCTGGCTCGCCCACGCCGCGCCGAAGACCGTCGTCGCCATCGCCGTGCTCATCGGCATCGGCTCCACCTGGCTCTCGTACCGCTACCTCGCGGGCGATCCGATGGAGTACGACATGAAGAACATCCGCAGCGAGTCCGGCTCGACGCCTGCGGTTGCGCTCTCGGGCCGGGTCGGCAAGGTCGCCGGGCGCCTCTCGCAGGACGGCATGGCGATCATGACCGATCGCCTCGACCAGGTGCCGATGCTCGAAGCCAAGCTGCAGGAGCGGTACGACGCCGCGCCCGCCGATCTGAAGCCCTTCGAGCGGGTGGTGACGATCTACTCGCTCCTCCCCACGCAGCAGGTCGAGAAGATTCCGCTCATCGAGGAGATGGAAAGGCTCGTCCGCAGGGCGCGCAACCGAGGCTTCATCGCCGACAAGGACTGGGCCGACATCGAGCCCGTCTTGCCGAAGGGAAAGCTCGAGCCCATCGGCATCGACGATCTCCCCGAGCAGGTCGCGCGCAGCTTCACCGAGCGTGACGGCACCCGCGGCCGCATCGTCTACATCGTCCCCAAGAGCGGCTTCAGCGTGTGGGACGCGAAGTACCTCATCCGCTGGGCCGACAGCTTCCGCTACACCGAGCTGCCCACCGGCGAGGTGATCAAGGGCTCCGGCCGCGCCGTCATCTACGCCGACATGATCCAGGCCATCATCGACGACGTCCCCAAGGCCACCGCCGTGGCCGCCGCCGGCGCCATCCTCATCATCCTCATCGCCTTCCGCGGCCACTACCGACAGGCCCTCGGCGTCTTCTTGCCCTGGTATCTCGGCGTGAGCCTCCTGTTCGCTTTCCTTTACCTCCGCGGCATCAAGCTCAACTTCCTGAACTTCATGGCCGTACCCATCACCATCGGCATCGGCGCCGAGTACGCGCACAACATGATGCAGCGCTACCGCTCGGAGGACGGCCAGCGCATCGACCGGGTGATCGTCGAGACCGGCGGCGCCATCGTCGCCTGCGCCCTCACCACCTGCATCGGCTACATCGTCCTCATGTGGTCCATCAACCGCGGCATCAAGAGCTTCGGCCTCGCTGCGGCCACGGGCGAAGCGGTTTGCCTCTTCGCCGCCCTCCTGGCGCTTCCCTCGTCCCTCGTCCTGGTCCAGCGCTGGAAGGCGCGCCAGCAGCAGAGCGCGCTCTCCGGCCCGCTCCCGCAGCCGTCACCGCAGGACTAG
- a CDS encoding inositol-3-phosphate synthase, translating to MKQPKQIKKAEGKLGILLPGLGAVATTTIAGALLARKGLAEPIGSLTQMGTIRLGKRTDNKAPKIKDFLPLASLDQVAFGGWDIFPDDAYESAKHAEVLELRHIDAVRDELSAIRPMRGVFYPEYVKRLNGTHVKTGATKADMVEQVREDIRNFIKENGCDRAVAVWCGSTEVYIEPTTVHQSVAAFEEGLAKSDPAISNSQIYAWACIKEGVPFANGAPNLTVDFPAAWDLAREHGVPLAGKDFKTGQTLMKTVIAPGLKARMLGIAGWFSTNILGNRDGEVLDDPDSFKSKEVSKLGVLEYILQPHVYKELYGKLFHKVRIEYYPPRGDAKEGWDNIDLVGWLGYPMQIKINFLCRDSILAAPIVLDLALLMDLAQRAGFSGTQEWLSFYWKSPMTAPDLYPEHDLFIQSMKLKNTMRWMMGEDLITHLGNEYYD from the coding sequence GTGAAGCAGCCGAAGCAGATCAAGAAAGCTGAAGGGAAGCTGGGCATCCTCCTGCCCGGGCTCGGAGCCGTCGCGACCACCACGATCGCCGGTGCTTTGCTCGCTCGGAAGGGGCTCGCCGAACCGATCGGATCACTCACCCAGATGGGCACGATCCGACTCGGAAAGCGCACCGACAACAAGGCCCCCAAGATCAAGGACTTCCTGCCCCTCGCCTCCCTCGACCAGGTCGCCTTCGGCGGCTGGGACATCTTCCCGGACGACGCCTACGAGTCCGCGAAGCACGCCGAGGTGCTCGAGCTCCGCCACATCGATGCGGTCCGTGACGAACTCTCGGCCATCCGCCCCATGCGCGGCGTCTTCTATCCCGAGTACGTGAAGCGTCTCAACGGCACCCACGTGAAGACCGGCGCCACCAAGGCCGACATGGTCGAGCAGGTGCGCGAAGACATCCGCAACTTCATCAAGGAGAACGGCTGCGACCGCGCCGTCGCGGTCTGGTGCGGCTCGACCGAGGTCTACATCGAGCCCACCACCGTGCACCAGTCGGTGGCCGCGTTCGAGGAGGGCCTCGCGAAGAGCGACCCTGCCATCTCCAACTCCCAGATCTACGCCTGGGCGTGCATCAAGGAGGGCGTCCCCTTCGCCAACGGCGCGCCCAACCTCACCGTCGACTTCCCGGCCGCCTGGGATCTCGCCCGCGAACACGGCGTCCCTCTGGCAGGCAAGGACTTCAAGACGGGCCAGACGCTGATGAAGACCGTCATCGCCCCCGGGCTCAAGGCCCGCATGCTCGGCATCGCCGGCTGGTTCTCCACCAACATCCTCGGCAACCGGGACGGCGAGGTGCTCGACGACCCCGACTCGTTCAAGTCCAAGGAGGTCTCCAAGCTGGGCGTGCTCGAGTACATCCTCCAGCCGCACGTCTACAAGGAGCTGTACGGCAAGCTGTTCCACAAGGTGCGCATCGAGTACTACCCGCCGCGCGGCGACGCCAAGGAGGGCTGGGACAACATCGATCTCGTCGGCTGGCTCGGCTATCCGATGCAGATCAAGATCAACTTCCTCTGCCGCGACTCCATCCTCGCCGCCCCGATCGTGCTCGATCTCGCGCTGCTCATGGATCTCGCCCAGCGCGCCGGCTTCAGCGGCACCCAGGAGTGGCTGAGCTTCTACTGGAAGAGCCCGATGACCGCGCCCGACCTGTACCCGGAGCACGATCTGTTCATCCAGTCGATGAAGCTCAAGAACACCATGCGCTGGATGATGGGCGAAGACCTCATCACCCACCTGGGCAACGAGTACTACGACTGA
- a CDS encoding CDP-alcohol phosphatidyltransferase family protein — protein MSIQLRDVIKSPDVEDPVNLHVHRPLQLLLARPLVRTPITPNQVTLLSLLAGLGSAACIVIGTPVSLLCGALLLFSSAILDGVDGMIARLKKTSSEAGHAIDGASDYAVNVATTLAAVYYLAEHRMPLAMAAALGLLAHVAWAHHLMLYDFHCAMYLRFLTGGRHSGGDRARAAETLARLRERRAPLFQRAVMTVFVWQLGNRETLIRRVNPRAARLAEIPVTGPVADAYVAAHRAPMRLWALLGNAPHMDLMALATALGRFEIYFVLRIVLFTALGVGAALWERRVTRSDVDPEGAPA, from the coding sequence ATGTCCATCCAGCTGCGCGACGTCATCAAGTCTCCGGACGTGGAGGATCCCGTGAACCTCCACGTTCATCGCCCGCTCCAGCTCCTCCTGGCGAGGCCACTGGTGCGCACGCCGATCACGCCGAATCAGGTCACGCTGCTCTCGCTGCTCGCGGGCCTCGGCTCCGCGGCGTGCATCGTGATCGGCACACCCGTGTCGCTGCTCTGTGGCGCGCTCCTCCTGTTCTCGTCGGCCATCCTCGATGGCGTCGACGGCATGATCGCGCGCCTGAAGAAGACGTCCTCCGAGGCAGGCCACGCCATCGACGGCGCCTCGGATTACGCGGTGAACGTCGCCACGACCCTCGCCGCGGTCTACTACCTGGCCGAGCACAGGATGCCGCTCGCGATGGCGGCAGCGCTCGGGCTGCTCGCGCACGTCGCGTGGGCGCACCACCTCATGCTCTACGACTTTCATTGCGCGATGTACCTGCGCTTTCTCACGGGTGGGCGACACAGCGGTGGAGACCGCGCTCGCGCCGCCGAGACCCTGGCGCGCTTGCGGGAGCGCCGAGCTCCGCTCTTCCAGCGGGCGGTGATGACGGTCTTCGTCTGGCAGCTCGGGAACCGTGAGACGCTGATCCGGCGCGTGAACCCGCGCGCCGCGCGCCTCGCCGAGATTCCCGTCACGGGCCCGGTCGCCGATGCCTACGTCGCCGCCCACCGCGCTCCCATGCGCCTCTGGGCCCTCCTCGGCAACGCGCCCCACATGGACCTCATGGCCCTGGCCACTGCGCTGGGCCGCTTCGAAATCTACTTTGTGCTGCGGATCGTGCTCTTCACCGCGCTGGGCGTGGGCGCCGCGCTCTGGGAGCGGCGGGTCACCCGCAGCGACGTCGACCCGGAAGGAGCCCCGGCGTGA
- a CDS encoding fumarylacetoacetate hydrolase family protein, whose product MRFARLAPPDQDRPPFYARLEGAAALVLDRAPWLGGTTTGESVAWVDLDLACPVEPTKILCVGRNYAAHARELGNDIPKEPLLFLKPPSSLLGPLQTIVLPPDSQRVEHEAELGVVIGRRCRNVSPEDALAHVFGYTCLGDITARDLQRKDVQFTRGKGFDTFCPVGPWIETALDPAQLRIRATVNGKLRQDGPTSQMIWGVPALIAAMSRVMTLEPGDILATGTPEGVGPLVDGDELVIEIMGEGDRAPGIGALRVSVATADASDGGASTLPDA is encoded by the coding sequence ATGCGCTTCGCCCGTCTCGCCCCACCCGATCAGGATCGACCGCCCTTCTACGCCCGCCTCGAAGGCGCCGCCGCGCTCGTCCTCGATCGCGCCCCCTGGCTCGGCGGGACCACGACCGGCGAGTCCGTCGCCTGGGTGGACCTCGACCTCGCCTGCCCCGTCGAGCCCACCAAGATCCTCTGCGTCGGCCGCAACTACGCCGCCCACGCCCGCGAGCTGGGCAACGACATCCCCAAGGAGCCGTTGCTCTTCCTCAAGCCGCCCTCCTCCCTCCTCGGTCCCCTCCAGACCATCGTCCTGCCTCCTGACAGCCAGCGCGTCGAACACGAGGCCGAGCTGGGCGTCGTCATCGGCCGGCGTTGCCGCAACGTCTCCCCCGAGGACGCCCTCGCCCACGTCTTCGGCTACACCTGCCTCGGCGACATCACCGCCCGCGACCTCCAGCGCAAGGACGTCCAGTTCACCCGCGGCAAGGGCTTCGACACCTTCTGCCCCGTCGGTCCCTGGATCGAGACGGCGCTCGACCCGGCGCAGCTCCGCATCCGCGCCACGGTCAACGGCAAGCTCCGCCAGGACGGCCCCACCTCCCAGATGATCTGGGGCGTCCCCGCCCTCATCGCCGCCATGAGCCGCGTCATGACCCTCGAACCTGGCGACATCCTCGCCACCGGGACGCCCGAAGGCGTCGGCCCCCTCGTCGATGGCGACGAGCTCGTGATCGAGATCATGGGCGAGGGCGACCGGGCGCCAGGAATCGGCGCCCTCCGGGTCTCCGTGGCGACTGCAGACGCGTCCGACGGTGGCGCTTCGACCCTGCCCGACGCCTGA
- a CDS encoding NTP transferase domain-containing protein, producing MLNRYSLERAIVLAAGTGSRLVSGEVLPKPLKSVAGVPLLVRILRTLQDEGIREAVIVVGHQGELIKRALLEEPSLRLAFTFVQNDRFLLRNGVSLLAASAHVVEGTLLTMADHLYSPEIVRCLRSMDLPLGASALGVDHDIERCFDLDDATKVQVEAGQIGDIGKELPSYNAIDTGVFRIGPELCAELERIYAMNGDCSLSEGVRALSARGLFHACDVGDAQWIDVDTPAALQRAEAMLQVFGDALGAEPSSQPGAERDSLVVPAPAWARAKQPYQEDGFQSAQDLSAP from the coding sequence ATGTTGAATCGCTACTCGCTCGAGCGGGCCATCGTGCTCGCGGCTGGCACTGGATCGCGTCTCGTCAGCGGAGAGGTGTTGCCGAAGCCCCTCAAGTCAGTAGCTGGCGTGCCGCTGCTGGTTCGAATCCTGCGCACGCTGCAGGACGAGGGGATCCGGGAGGCGGTCATCGTCGTGGGGCACCAGGGCGAGCTGATCAAGCGCGCGCTGCTGGAAGAGCCATCGCTGCGGCTCGCGTTCACCTTCGTGCAGAACGATCGCTTCCTGCTCCGGAACGGCGTCTCCCTGCTCGCGGCGAGCGCGCATGTGGTCGAGGGGACGCTGCTGACGATGGCCGATCATCTCTACTCCCCGGAGATCGTGCGCTGCCTGCGCTCGATGGATCTGCCGCTGGGCGCCTCGGCGCTGGGCGTCGATCACGACATCGAGCGCTGCTTCGATCTCGACGATGCGACCAAGGTGCAGGTCGAGGCCGGGCAGATCGGTGACATCGGGAAAGAGCTGCCGAGCTACAACGCGATCGACACGGGCGTCTTCCGCATCGGGCCGGAGCTGTGCGCGGAGCTCGAGCGGATCTACGCCATGAACGGCGACTGCTCGCTGTCGGAGGGCGTCCGGGCGCTGTCGGCCCGCGGTCTGTTCCACGCCTGCGACGTCGGCGACGCGCAGTGGATCGACGTGGACACGCCGGCCGCATTGCAGCGCGCCGAGGCGATGCTCCAGGTCTTCGGCGACGCCCTCGGGGCCGAGCCGTCGTCGCAGCCGGGCGCCGAGCGGGACTCGCTCGTGGTCCCGGCTCCTGCATGGGCCCGCGCGAAGCAGCCCTACCAGGAAGACGGGTTCCAGAGCGCTCAGGACCTGTCGGCACCTTGA
- a CDS encoding glycosyltransferase family 4 protein, with the protein MRVLYLAPNIPVPGTHGGSTHVTQVHRALQRRGHEVLLLARTGSTEPGVLPLGTDLFPVYKHLVPAYYFARALAAVRRFAPDVVYERYSAFGLGIAFGRALGIPSVLMTLDRDASPLSFHFAERIVATSDEFIPARYRPKVRLVHWGVDVAGLSPEGAAAVRQRLAPAGERIALYTGSFHRWHGVDALVEVARHWDGPPLVIALVGDGPDRARIERLARSATRARVVSTGRVPHADIGAYLAAADVCVAPYAPARHPLFRVHGMNRDPIKVLEYMALGRPTVTIDIPRLRALFQPEEHVLLYPAEDARALSAQLRRLLDDPALAKKVGDGGAALVRERYSWDHHAEELERIFLEAMRREPVTPP; encoded by the coding sequence GTGCGCGTCCTCTACCTCGCCCCGAACATCCCCGTCCCTGGCACCCACGGCGGCTCGACCCACGTCACCCAGGTCCACCGCGCCCTCCAGCGACGGGGCCACGAGGTCCTCCTCCTTGCGCGCACCGGCTCCACCGAGCCGGGCGTGCTCCCCCTCGGGACCGACCTCTTCCCCGTCTACAAGCACCTCGTCCCCGCCTACTACTTCGCACGCGCCCTCGCAGCCGTCCGCCGCTTCGCACCTGACGTCGTCTACGAGCGCTACTCCGCCTTCGGCCTCGGCATCGCCTTCGGCCGCGCCCTCGGCATCCCCAGCGTTCTGATGACCCTCGATCGCGACGCGAGCCCCCTCTCGTTCCACTTCGCCGAGCGCATCGTCGCCACCTCCGACGAGTTCATCCCCGCCCGCTACCGCCCGAAGGTCCGCCTCGTCCACTGGGGCGTCGACGTCGCTGGCCTCTCCCCCGAAGGCGCCGCCGCCGTCCGCCAGCGCCTCGCCCCTGCCGGCGAACGGATCGCCCTCTACACCGGCAGCTTCCACCGCTGGCATGGCGTCGACGCCCTCGTCGAGGTCGCGCGGCACTGGGACGGCCCGCCCCTCGTCATCGCCCTCGTCGGTGACGGCCCCGACCGCGCCCGCATCGAGCGCCTCGCCCGCAGCGCCACCCGCGCCCGCGTCGTCTCGACCGGCCGCGTCCCTCACGCCGACATCGGCGCCTACCTCGCTGCGGCCGACGTGTGTGTGGCCCCCTATGCCCCCGCCCGCCACCCCTTGTTTCGCGTCCACGGGATGAACCGCGATCCCATCAAGGTCCTCGAGTACATGGCCCTGGGGCGCCCGACCGTCACCATCGACATCCCCCGACTTCGCGCCCTGTTCCAGCCCGAAGAGCACGTCCTGCTCTACCCGGCGGAAGACGCCCGCGCCCTGAGCGCCCAGCTCCGGAGGCTGCTCGACGATCCCGCGCTCGCGAAGAAGGTCGGCGACGGAGGCGCTGCGCTCGTGCGCGAGCGCTACTCCTGGGACCACCACGCCGAGGAGCTGGAGCGCATCTTCCTCGAAGCCATGCGCCGTGAGCCCGTCACGCCCCCGTGA
- a CDS encoding dynamin family protein, producing MTPRSTESTLLEWYTRAARPFLEHHAPGHLASLDQQSKRLAQLTHASREEVAACFLGAAGVGKSTLLNALVSERYNLLPHGGVGPLTAQATVVRYADAPYFRATYLPASALNRILFAIERAHEIATRRALDPAATEAVAAALDEEERREAEAAVPVSSPDDPTEGARDKIDAYERQVRLLIQGEQQGEIDAPFLLDALRTVLGLPLRWNGRPLTPEERGRIEWLRECIKLPLRNGAHREQRADGDLETFLRDLREHASGFLAPLIKRLEVGWTADALREGLTFVDLPGVGVANDEYRNVTAEWIRDRARAIVLVVDRAGVTEASADLLRSTGFLNRLLHDSDDAEAEPVSLAVVMVKVDQSADAAWQDEKLLKPGSARKWGEHWRDVHARAVDVARAQLRQELEKLSSEGPDATRDERQAALARVLDTVQIHAVSAPQYRLWHLQDDEERPRIKSAEESRVPELLFALRTFATDHRARRDAQLAAARADFQRRVRASLDLVRAEWELDARAEREAQQLREELETFLAPKQRELDARQGAFREFLRESLPAQIDAQVNAASLQAKEDIARYLGRLKKLHWATLRATVRRGGAHLNNKGVHLDLPNALALRFEEPIAIVWSKHVLTALRRRTAELGQDYVALVGEVVTWARSQDARVQGRFVEALHESLVAQTQDLASIGKDAVDELKKNVRAQLYAQLVTRVRQRCQVFVDQKSDVGPGVKQRILELFGEELAAGVVEIARPAAAKVLRDNYNAIQAEITERFAAYQNPLDSARDAIVGSHQDSIRRSDAERRQGVLDQIDTIARAAPETTVAPSATD from the coding sequence ATGACCCCCCGATCCACCGAATCGACCTTGCTCGAGTGGTACACCCGCGCAGCCCGCCCCTTCCTGGAGCACCATGCTCCTGGACATCTCGCCTCCCTCGACCAGCAGAGCAAGCGCCTCGCCCAGCTCACCCATGCTTCCCGTGAAGAGGTCGCCGCGTGCTTCCTCGGCGCAGCCGGCGTCGGCAAGAGCACCCTCCTCAACGCCCTCGTCTCCGAGCGCTACAACCTCCTCCCGCACGGCGGCGTCGGCCCCCTGACCGCGCAGGCCACCGTCGTCCGCTACGCCGACGCGCCGTACTTCCGCGCCACGTACCTCCCTGCCAGCGCGCTCAACCGCATCCTCTTCGCCATCGAACGCGCCCACGAGATCGCCACCCGACGCGCCCTCGATCCCGCCGCCACCGAGGCCGTCGCCGCCGCCCTCGACGAGGAAGAGCGACGCGAAGCCGAAGCTGCCGTCCCCGTCTCTTCCCCGGACGACCCCACCGAAGGCGCCCGTGACAAGATCGACGCCTACGAACGCCAGGTCCGCCTCCTCATCCAGGGCGAACAGCAAGGCGAGATCGACGCGCCCTTCCTCCTCGACGCGCTCCGCACCGTCCTCGGCCTCCCGCTCCGCTGGAACGGCCGCCCCCTCACCCCCGAGGAGCGCGGCCGCATCGAGTGGCTCCGCGAGTGCATCAAGCTGCCGCTGCGGAACGGTGCCCACCGTGAGCAACGCGCCGACGGCGACCTCGAGACCTTCCTGCGTGACCTCCGCGAGCACGCCTCCGGCTTCCTCGCCCCCTTGATCAAAAGGCTCGAAGTCGGCTGGACCGCCGACGCCCTCCGCGAAGGCCTGACCTTCGTCGATCTCCCTGGCGTCGGCGTCGCCAACGACGAGTACCGCAACGTCACCGCCGAGTGGATCCGCGACCGCGCGCGCGCCATCGTCCTCGTCGTCGATCGCGCGGGCGTCACCGAAGCGAGCGCCGACCTCCTCCGCTCCACCGGCTTTCTCAACCGCCTCCTTCACGACAGCGACGACGCCGAGGCCGAGCCCGTGTCCCTCGCCGTCGTCATGGTCAAGGTCGACCAGTCCGCCGACGCCGCCTGGCAAGACGAGAAGCTCCTCAAGCCCGGCAGCGCGCGCAAGTGGGGCGAACACTGGCGCGACGTCCACGCCCGCGCCGTCGACGTCGCCCGCGCCCAGCTCCGCCAGGAGCTGGAGAAGCTTTCCTCCGAGGGCCCCGACGCCACCCGTGACGAGCGCCAGGCCGCCCTCGCGCGCGTCCTCGACACCGTCCAGATCCACGCCGTCTCCGCCCCCCAGTACCGCCTGTGGCACCTCCAGGACGACGAAGAGCGCCCCCGCATCAAGAGCGCCGAGGAGTCCCGCGTCCCCGAGCTGCTCTTCGCCCTCCGCACCTTCGCCACCGACCACCGCGCCCGCCGTGATGCCCAGCTCGCTGCCGCCCGAGCCGACTTCCAGCGCCGCGTCCGCGCCTCCCTCGACCTCGTGCGCGCCGAGTGGGAACTGGACGCCCGCGCTGAGCGGGAGGCTCAGCAGCTCCGCGAGGAGCTGGAGACCTTTCTCGCCCCCAAGCAACGCGAACTCGACGCCCGTCAGGGCGCCTTTCGCGAGTTCCTCCGCGAGAGCCTCCCTGCCCAGATCGACGCCCAGGTGAACGCCGCCAGCCTCCAGGCCAAGGAGGACATCGCCCGTTACCTCGGCCGCCTCAAGAAGCTCCACTGGGCCACCCTCCGCGCCACCGTCCGCCGCGGCGGCGCCCACCTCAACAACAAGGGCGTCCACCTCGACCTCCCCAATGCCCTCGCCCTGCGCTTCGAGGAGCCCATCGCCATCGTCTGGTCCAAGCACGTCCTCACGGCCCTTCGCCGCAGGACCGCCGAGCTGGGGCAGGACTACGTCGCCCTCGTCGGTGAGGTCGTCACCTGGGCCAGAAGCCAGGACGCCCGCGTCCAGGGCCGCTTCGTCGAGGCCCTCCACGAGAGCCTCGTCGCCCAGACCCAGGACCTCGCCTCCATCGGCAAGGACGCCGTCGACGAACTCAAGAAGAACGTCCGCGCCCAGCTCTACGCCCAGCTCGTCACCCGCGTCCGCCAGCGCTGCCAGGTCTTCGTCGACCAGAAGAGCGACGTCGGCCCCGGGGTCAAGCAGCGCATCCTCGAACTCTTCGGCGAAGAGCTGGCCGCTGGCGTCGTGGAGATCGCCCGCCCCGCCGCCGCGAAGGTACTCCGCGACAACTACAACGCCATCCAGGCCGAGATCACCGAGCGCTTCGCCGCCTACCAGAACCCCCTCGACAGCGCCCGCGACGCCATCGTCGGCTCCCACCAGGACAGCATCCGCCGCAGCGATGCCGAGCGCCGCCAGGGCGTCCTCGATCAGATCGACACCATCGCTCGCGCTGCCCCCGAGACCACCGTCGCCCCCAGCGCCACCGACTGA
- a CDS encoding CBS domain-containing protein produces the protein MLRVSDVMTNSVVTLSPEMTLAEAANTLSTIGVSGAPVCDDAERVVGVFSQSDVVKLDGPAPEGSLVRHLMTAKVISVGVDESLEVAIASLAANGVHRLMVLDGQGQLAGIITPMDVVKAIAKGRLVVRAPG, from the coding sequence ATGCTGCGGGTGAGCGACGTGATGACGAACAGCGTGGTGACCCTCTCGCCAGAGATGACGCTGGCGGAGGCGGCGAACACGCTGTCCACCATCGGGGTGAGCGGGGCGCCGGTGTGTGACGATGCGGAGCGCGTCGTGGGGGTGTTCTCGCAGAGCGATGTCGTGAAGCTGGATGGGCCCGCGCCCGAGGGGTCGCTGGTGCGGCACCTGATGACGGCCAAGGTGATCTCGGTCGGGGTCGACGAGAGCCTGGAGGTGGCGATCGCATCGCTGGCAGCGAACGGGGTACACCGGCTGATGGTCCTGGATGGCCAGGGTCAGCTCGCGGGCATCATCACACCGATGGATGTGGTGAAGGCGATCGCGAAGGGTCGGCTGGTGGTGCGCGCGCCGGGGTGA